A window of the Gossypium hirsutum isolate 1008001.06 chromosome A03, Gossypium_hirsutum_v2.1, whole genome shotgun sequence genome harbors these coding sequences:
- the LOC107938507 gene encoding probable arabinosyltransferase ARAD1 encodes MYDLPHKFTYGIIQQHSLARGGSPVPDITTLNYPGHQHMHEWFLFSDLARPQSNRLGSPVAKVTDPEEADLFYVPAFSSLSLIVNAGRPPGSASAYSDEEMQEQLAEWLTGQEYWKRNNGWDHVIIAGDPNALYRVVDRIKSAVLLVSDFGRLRPDQGSLVKDVVIPYSHRISTYTGDFGVKDRTILLFFMGNRYRKEGGKIRDLLFQILENEEDVVIKHGTQSRENRRAASRGMHTSKFCLNPAGDTPSACRLFDSIVSLCVPVIVSDSIELPFEDIIDYKKFSVFVETTTALKPGYLVSLLRKVPEQKIIEYQKAMKEVKRYYDYTHPNGTVNEIWRQVSQKLPLIKLMINRDKRLVKRELSEPNCSCLCSNQTGITNSLG; translated from the exons ATGTACGATCTCCCCCACAAGTTCACCTACGGCATCATCCAGCAGCACTCCCTCGCACGTGGTGGATCTCCCGTCCCTGACATCACCACCCTTAACTACCCGGGTCACCAGCACATGCACGAGTGGTTCCTCTTCTCCGACCTAGCCCGGCCCCAATCCAACCGCCTTGGGTCCCCCGTCGCTAAAGTTACTGACCCGGAGGAAGCCGACCTTTTCTACGTTCCCGCCTTTTCTTCCTTGAGCTTGATTGTTAACGCGGGTCGTCCTCCTGGTTCCGCCTCGGCTTACAGCGATGAGGAAATGCAAGAACAGCTGGCGGAGTGGCTTACGGGGCAGGAGTATTGGAAGAGGAATAACGGGTGGGATCACGTCATTATTGCTGGGGATCCCAATGCGCTTTATCGGGTCGTGGATCGTATCAAGAGTGCTGTTTTGCTAGTTTCCGATTTTGGGCGGCTGAGGCCAGATCAAGGGTCATTAGTGAAGGATGTCGTAATCCCTTATTCGCATCGGATCAGTACTTACACAGGAGATTTTGGGGTGAAGGATAGGACGATCTTGCTCTTTTTCATGGGAAATCGGTATAGAAAAGAG GGAGGCAAAATCCGTGATTTGCTTTTCCAAATACTTGAAAATGAAGAGGATGTTGTGATAAAACACGGAACACAATCCAGGGAGAATCGAAGAGCTGCTTCACGGGGGATGCACACATCAAAGTTCTGTTTGAATCCTGCTGGGGATACTCCATCAGCTTGCAGGCTCTTTGATTCTATAGTTAGCTTGTGTGTCCCTGTGATAGTCAGTGATAGTATTGAGTTGCCTTTTGAAGATATCATAGACTACAAAAAGTTTTCAGTATTTGTGGAAACTACAACTGCACTAAAACCAGGATATCTTGTTTCATTGCTGAGAAAAGTACCTGAAcagaaaataattgaatatcaGAAAGCAATGAAGGAG GTGAAGAGGTACTATGATTATACTCATCCAAATGGAACTGTTAATGAAATATGGCGGCAAGTATCGCAAAAGCTACCTCTGATCAAACTTATGATTAATAGAGACAAGCGGCTTGTTAA
- the LOC107938523 gene encoding uncharacterized protein, translated as MAPFLSLGRLRVAVRSRKGFKPRSRAKHGKKHGTKELRGRVERLKTEMEKRSEEQKDIRERQRQVKDKFTAIEAECEELKRETRFIVQQTARTQIKLGLMFRILKARETGHLDEAALLTQMLREIVRFEKEEEKEG; from the exons ATGGCCCCTTTCTTGTCGCTTGGTCGTCTTCGGGTTGCCGTACGAAGTAGGAAAGGTTTCAAACCCAGATCCAGGGCTAAACAT GGAAAGAAGCATGGAACCAAGGAGTTGCGGGGAAGAGTGGAGAGGTTGAAGACAGAGATGGAGAAAAGAAGCGAGGAACAGAAGGATATCAGGGAAAGACAGAGACAAGTGAAAGACAAATTTACAGCAATTGAAGCCGAATGCGAGGAATTAAAGAGAGAAACTAGATTCATTGTTCAGCAAACTGCCAGAACCCAGATCAAACTGGGGCTTATGTTCCGCATATTGAAAGCAAGGGAAACTGGTCACTTGGATGAAGCCGCCCTTCTCACTCAGATGCTCCG AGAAATTGTAAGATTTGAGAAGGAGGAGGAGAAAGAAGGGTGA
- the LOC107938519 gene encoding uncharacterized protein, translating into MNPSLSPPFVYFIKSSKPNKLERERMAQIWLLWCPKNSCTTKSGGATGRSSFSSKTSGVKNGCCCSRVLVKILRKVKKQSKEMVRSAGASRQSSFQCRYDPLSYSLNFDRSGCGSAVDDDVYYQMYAFSSRFAANPRRTPLAASHTQSAIAST; encoded by the coding sequence ATGAACCCCTCACTCTCACCACCTTttgtttatttcataaaatcCTCAAAACCCAACAAGCTAGAAAGAGAAAGGATGGCACAAATATGGCTTCTTTGGTGCCCCAAAAACAGCTGCACCACCAAAAGCGGGGGTGCCACGGGTAGGAGCAGCTTCAGCAGTAAAACGTCAGGGGTCAAAAATGGGTGTTGTTGCAGTAGAGTTCTAGTAAAGATTTTGAGGAAGGTGAAGAAACAGAGCAAAGAGATGGTACGCAGTGCAGGAGCAAGTAGGCAAAGTTCATTCCAGTGTCGGTATGACCCCTTGAGCTATTCTCTAAACTTCGATAGAAGCGGATGTGGGAGCGCTGTAGATGATGATGTTTACTATCAGATGTATGCTTTCTCTTCAAGGTTTGCGGCCAACCCGAGAAGAACCCCTCTTGCTGCTTCTCATACTCAATCTGCTATTGCTTctacttaa
- the LOC107938489 gene encoding UPF0481 protein At3g47200, translating to MRNCSLTRLLLHKSSRTFHDTAKALNQQHLSKWKATLKEELAINVPNDRENACIYRVPVNMREVQPDAYAPTIISIGPYHLGQERLQAMEELKWKFFHRLFRPKQPNGVELHPAMKAMEDLEQDARRCYWDNAEQHSKDKFVRMMLVDGCFIVELLRELKHNNFQYAPSVQRWMLPTLRRDLIMLENQLPLFVLQKLFELTKRSEESSTCLEQLALCFFNPLLQSQGDVRAVNAQGIQNTLHFLDLFRQSILPFPINLSQGLKTSKTSDSSNAAEEGIDMVRSMTELMEAGVVIEKAVNCPPLDVSSEGRWLKVPPLYIDDHKGTLFRNMVAYEQCHPKCKPYVTSYLFFFDGLINSAEDVGFLHHKGVLHHCLGSNKEVAKLVNGLCKEIAMDGRESYLCKVVHDMNTYCNGSYAWFRAGLVHHYFRSWVVGISTLGAIIVVYLSLIQTGFVFVEDPKNLNRPFHHDLIHCLLLPLSHLFSFKINDENENKIWMYSI from the coding sequence ATGAGAAACTGCTCCCTTACAAGGTTGCTTTTGCACAAGTCAAGCAGAACCTTTCATGACACTGCCAAAGCTTTGAATCAACAACATTTATCAAAGTGGAAAGCCACATTGAAGGAGGAGTTGGCAATTAATGTTCCCAATGACAGAGAAAATGCGTGCATATACAGGGTCCCCGTTAACATGCGTGAGGTGCAACCCGACGCCTATGCTCCCACTATCATCTCAATCGGTCCTTACCATCTTGGACAGGAAAGGTTACAAGCAATGGAAGAGCTGAAATGGAAATTCTTTCACCGCCTCTTTCGTCCAAAACAGCCTAATGGGGTGGAACTACACCCAGCGATGAAAGCCATGGAAGATTTGGAGCAGGATGCTCGTAGGTGCTACTGGGACAATGCTGAGCAACATAGTAAGGATAAATTTGTTAGGATGATGCTGGTTGATGGCTGCTTCATTGTGGAGCTCTTGAGAGAGTTGAAGCACAACAACTTTCAGTATGCTCCCTCTGTTCAAAGGTGGATGCTGCCTACTCTTCGTCGGGATCTGATCATGCTTGAAAACCAGCTTCCTCTTTTTGTTTTGCAGAAATTGTTTGAGCTGACCAAAAGATCAGAAGAATCAAGCACTTGCTTGGAACAGCTTGCCCTTTGTTTTTTCAATCCTCTATTGCAGTCTCAAGGGGATGTGCGGGCCGTGAATGCACAAGGAATTCAGAACACGTTGCACTTTCTTGACCTTTTCAGGCAAAGTATCCTCCCATTTCCTATAAACTTATCACAAGGACTAAAAACTAGCAAGACGAGCGATTCGAGCAATGCAGCAGAAGAGGGGATTGACATGGTGCGGTCCATGACGGAGCTAATGGAAGCTGGTGTCGTGATTGAGAAAGCTGTTAATTGTCCTCCACTAGATGTAAGCTCCGAGGGGAGGTGGCTAAAAGTCCCTCCTCTCTACATCGATGATCACAAGGGAACCCTGTTTCGAAACATGGTGGCCTATGAACAATGCCATCCCAAGTGCAAACCTTATGTGACATCGTATTTGTTCTTTTTCGATGGTTTGATTAACTCAGCTGAAGATGTGGGATTTCTTCACCACAAAGGGGTTCTTCACCATTGTTTAGGTAGCAACAAAGAAGTGGCAAAACTTGTGAATGGACTGTGCAAGGAAATAGCAATGGATGGTAGGGAGTCTTATTTATGCAAAGTAGTACACGATATGAACACTTATTGCAATGGCTCCTATGCTTGGTTTAGAGCGGGGTTGGTACACCATTATTTCAGAAGTTGGGTGGTAGGCATCTCCACCCTTGGAGCTATTATAGTTGTTTATCTCTCACTAATTCAAACGGGTTTTGTATTTGTAGAAGATCCGAAGAATCTTAACAGACCATTTCATCACGACCTAATTCATTGCCTACTTCTACCTCTTAgtcatttattttctttcaaaataaatGATGAGAATGAGAATAAAATTTGGATGTATTCAATTTGA